In Bacteroidota bacterium, a genomic segment contains:
- a CDS encoding toll/interleukin-1 receptor domain-containing protein, producing the protein MLTLKRLAIYLIAYLLTVVVVIGLINWKWMDTWLVHKANTAGESGEIVNNKLVLVNLEKPATGSEGEAFRLFRQRVVQFLNTVARESRSNNSPAGVVLDIWFSRDTTELENLKSALDKLKDLRVPVYASYNIRAGHEEADLTQIDFGEIEEKHAIEIYNAYLAGSDGQQPGSGRYHTYIYPRNEGDMATYENDIHLPSAMFDTVWIESLARRVATDLGDSRHRRHEPKREGSIIPFGSMEEMQRITYTFVPDSQETGRLKDSQATDGRVNLSNKIIVVGDAENDIVTVGSRKVPGPYIVTWALSDNLEGSTRLKLPVENRYAIVGQLLFFSFFSVLIFALLFKYVKALQTKPAVIAILAFTAGVALLALFGFILLGSGNVIPVGQTLAAMLAAVLLSLRFTYKFFVTGVVEGSQKYDVFISYSHSQTEWVKKNVYEPLAAFRKPNGDRLNIFFDQNSIGVGEAFTAKYMWAIVDTKCFVPVISEDYYGKNHCRNELDCAMKRWVEKLLSIQALAFSFKAVPEAYNGINYIDINQNPDFIGVITQNLHK; encoded by the coding sequence ATGCTTACGCTCAAACGCCTTGCAATTTACCTGATCGCGTACCTGCTGACCGTTGTGGTTGTAATCGGGCTGATTAACTGGAAATGGATGGATACGTGGCTGGTACACAAAGCCAATACGGCGGGTGAATCCGGCGAGATCGTCAACAACAAGCTTGTGTTGGTGAATTTGGAAAAGCCTGCGACCGGCAGTGAAGGAGAGGCGTTCCGGCTTTTCCGGCAACGCGTCGTGCAGTTCCTGAATACCGTTGCACGGGAAAGCCGCTCGAACAACAGTCCCGCCGGCGTGGTTCTGGATATCTGGTTCAGCAGAGACACTACGGAACTGGAGAACCTCAAGTCCGCTCTGGACAAACTGAAAGACCTGAGGGTACCGGTGTACGCGTCGTACAATATTAGGGCAGGACACGAGGAAGCGGATCTCACACAAATCGATTTCGGTGAGATCGAGGAGAAACACGCTATCGAAATCTACAACGCCTACCTTGCGGGTTCCGACGGACAGCAACCGGGAAGCGGACGGTATCATACCTATATCTATCCCCGCAATGAAGGGGATATGGCCACGTATGAGAATGATATCCACCTTCCATCGGCCATGTTTGATACTGTATGGATTGAATCACTCGCCCGAAGGGTTGCGACGGATCTTGGGGATTCAAGACACCGGAGACATGAGCCTAAGCGGGAAGGTTCGATTATTCCATTTGGCTCAATGGAGGAGATGCAGAGAATCACATACACCTTTGTTCCGGACTCGCAGGAAACAGGTCGTCTGAAAGATTCGCAAGCAACAGATGGCCGTGTCAACCTGTCAAACAAGATCATTGTTGTCGGCGATGCTGAAAATGATATTGTGACGGTCGGTAGCCGTAAAGTGCCGGGACCGTACATTGTTACGTGGGCGCTAAGCGACAACCTGGAAGGAAGTACGCGTCTGAAACTGCCGGTGGAGAACCGCTACGCAATAGTCGGGCAATTGCTGTTCTTCTCTTTTTTCAGCGTGCTGATTTTTGCCTTGCTGTTTAAATATGTCAAGGCTCTCCAAACAAAGCCGGCTGTTATTGCGATCCTCGCTTTCACGGCAGGTGTCGCACTGTTGGCACTGTTCGGATTTATCCTGTTGGGCTCAGGCAACGTCATTCCCGTTGGACAAACCCTTGCAGCGATGCTGGCAGCCGTACTTCTCTCCTTGAGATTCACCTACAAGTTTTTCGTAACCGGAGTAGTAGAGGGATCGCAAAAATACGACGTCTTCATCAGCTATTCCCATTCACAAACAGAATGGGTGAAGAAGAATGTGTATGAACCGTTGGCTGCCTTCCGGAAACCGAATGGCGACAGGCTGAACATTTTCTTTGACCAGAACAGCATCGGCGTCGGTGAAGCGTTCACTGCCAAGTATATGTGGGCCATTGTCGATACGAAGTGCTTCGTTCCTGTTATCTCGGAGGATTATTATGGCAAGAATCACTGCCGGAATGAACTGGACTGCGCCATGAAGCGCTGGGTCGAGAAGTTGCTGTCGATACAGGCCCTTGCCTTCTCCTTCAAGGCCGTGCCCGAGGCATACAATGGAATCAATTACATCGACATCAACCAGAACCCGGATTTCATCGGGGTCATCACACAGAACCTGCACAAATGA
- a CDS encoding GAF domain-containing sensor histidine kinase has translation MRFPSIRAVLALAVDAALLVACLIHIPYLLDRPQPPFALMDIHDRVVVKRILDASACPDVRVGDTLMTWGTYNLTNRHEVEFLSDFASIGERVQVTVGRGGQTEEKAVQLVETHDTAYMLIVLFVGIVAWGTGVFVVIRRPADRAAYLLHWSMVMMGVSVMITWGGTPPGDGWVHASRVLFFISYAGTVATFLHFTFVFPHPAESGTGRTLALYLPPALLATAMSYFHVLAVHRKSPELFATYHSVFEIFVLVAFVYVCTGIVRFVRAFLGSTSPEERKKLTWVLWGLSLGPTPFFLFTLIPQYHLGTGFLPEQYTLLFLVLIPVAFGISFYKYQLLDVQVIVNRTTVYGIVLGLVIGIYMMLVATLAFLAERYTTEMSVAAAIVVALLFEPVRRRVHHIVDKRFFRVRYNFREALSRISRDLNLCVDAKQLAEILIARMDDLIPVERTGIFLLRQPENRLYVLSHKGFGFLERRTVQFRPENIRTPLLLPIALNGCVEDGVAYETADQDVFARWGISLVIPMRSATGAFTGFMVHGSRKSGEKFSREDIDLLVNLAARAGSEFERIALQRKLIEEQEEKQRLEDVNRMKSEFVSNVSHELRTPLTSIKLYAEMLGAGRHSTLRLQQYAATIVGEADRLDRMVTNVLDTSRIERGEKHYTFAKTDLREIVGEVLQTMKFQLHKHGFTVLYNKPARRMLISADRDAAVQALMNLVENAIKYSGPRKWLRISLTRERGYAVCSVRDKGIGVPPEHIPKLFERFYRDPSSRDSVPGIGLGLGLVRSIMDAHRGKIEVTGSPGGGSTFALRFPAIVTRTHKRSAK, from the coding sequence ATGAGGTTTCCCTCCATCCGCGCAGTTCTCGCCCTTGCAGTCGATGCAGCACTTCTCGTTGCTTGCTTGATCCATATTCCCTATCTGTTGGACAGACCCCAACCGCCGTTCGCCCTGATGGACATCCATGATCGTGTTGTCGTAAAAAGAATTCTCGACGCATCAGCGTGTCCTGACGTGCGTGTCGGCGATACGCTGATGACATGGGGAACATACAACCTCACAAACAGACACGAGGTCGAATTTCTTTCCGACTTTGCGTCGATTGGCGAACGTGTTCAGGTCACAGTTGGGCGGGGAGGACAGACAGAAGAGAAAGCTGTTCAATTGGTTGAAACCCACGACACAGCATACATGCTGATCGTTTTATTTGTCGGCATCGTTGCGTGGGGAACAGGGGTGTTTGTGGTGATTCGTCGGCCTGCAGACCGGGCCGCATATCTGCTTCACTGGTCGATGGTGATGATGGGCGTGAGCGTGATGATCACGTGGGGCGGGACACCGCCGGGCGACGGCTGGGTGCACGCGAGCCGCGTACTGTTCTTCATCTCCTACGCCGGAACCGTGGCCACTTTTCTTCATTTCACGTTCGTGTTCCCACACCCGGCAGAAAGCGGCACGGGTCGCACTCTTGCGCTTTATCTTCCCCCGGCACTCCTTGCAACAGCAATGTCGTATTTCCACGTACTCGCCGTACACAGGAAGTCGCCGGAACTCTTCGCCACATATCATAGTGTCTTCGAGATCTTCGTGCTTGTCGCTTTCGTATATGTGTGCACAGGGATCGTCCGGTTTGTCCGGGCGTTTCTCGGGTCAACATCGCCGGAGGAACGGAAGAAGCTCACGTGGGTGTTGTGGGGACTTTCCCTCGGCCCGACGCCCTTCTTTCTCTTCACCCTCATTCCGCAGTATCATCTGGGAACAGGCTTTCTTCCGGAACAGTACACCTTGTTGTTTCTCGTTCTTATTCCCGTTGCATTCGGCATCTCCTTCTACAAATATCAGCTGCTGGATGTTCAAGTAATTGTCAACAGGACGACGGTGTACGGCATTGTTCTGGGTCTCGTGATCGGAATCTACATGATGCTGGTGGCAACTCTCGCCTTCCTTGCAGAGCGATACACGACCGAGATGTCCGTCGCCGCCGCCATAGTCGTTGCCCTGCTCTTCGAGCCTGTGCGGCGTCGCGTCCACCATATTGTCGACAAGCGGTTCTTTCGCGTTCGCTACAATTTCCGCGAAGCGTTGAGCCGCATTTCCCGCGATCTCAATCTATGTGTTGATGCGAAACAGCTTGCAGAGATTCTCATCGCCAGAATGGACGACCTCATCCCCGTTGAGCGTACAGGCATTTTTCTTCTCCGTCAACCTGAAAACCGTCTGTACGTCCTTTCGCACAAGGGCTTCGGTTTTCTCGAACGGCGAACCGTCCAATTCCGACCGGAGAACATCCGTACGCCCCTGTTACTGCCGATTGCGCTCAACGGATGCGTGGAGGATGGCGTGGCGTACGAAACCGCCGATCAGGATGTGTTTGCACGGTGGGGAATATCCCTCGTGATTCCGATGCGTTCGGCAACAGGTGCCTTCACGGGCTTCATGGTGCATGGCTCAAGAAAGTCCGGCGAGAAATTCAGCCGCGAGGATATCGACCTGCTCGTGAACCTCGCCGCAAGGGCGGGATCGGAGTTCGAACGCATTGCTCTTCAACGCAAACTCATCGAAGAGCAGGAGGAGAAGCAACGGCTGGAAGACGTGAACCGGATGAAGTCGGAATTTGTATCAAACGTTTCGCATGAGCTCCGCACGCCGTTGACATCCATCAAGCTGTACGCCGAAATGCTCGGCGCGGGACGACACTCCACCCTCCGGCTTCAGCAATATGCGGCAACAATCGTCGGCGAGGCAGACAGGCTCGACCGTATGGTAACGAATGTGCTCGATACATCGAGAATCGAGAGAGGAGAAAAACACTATACCTTTGCGAAGACGGATTTGAGAGAAATTGTCGGGGAGGTTCTTCAAACGATGAAGTTCCAATTGCACAAACACGGCTTCACCGTTCTCTACAACAAGCCGGCCAGGCGTATGCTTATCAGCGCCGATCGCGATGCGGCGGTGCAAGCCCTGATGAATCTTGTCGAAAACGCCATCAAGTATTCCGGCCCGAGAAAATGGCTTCGCATCTCGTTGACGCGTGAACGCGGGTACGCTGTATGCTCTGTTCGTGACAAAGGCATCGGAGTTCCACCGGAACACATTCCAAAACTGTTCGAGCGGTTCTACCGCGATCCTTCTTCACGCGACTCGGTACCGGGTATAGGACTGGGGTTGGGATTGGTCCGGAGCATCATGGATGCACACAGGGGAAAAATCGAGGTTACCGGGTCGCCGGGTGGAGGAAGCACATTTGCACTCCGGTTTCCTGCCATCGTAACGCGAACTCACAAAAGGTCGGCCAAATGA
- a CDS encoding response regulator transcription factor, with the protein MKTILIVEDDASIRKGLEDALTAEHFTVVSATDGVKGYTMAKRENIDLIILDLMLPEKNGQEVCRDLRKEGINTPIIMLTSKKQEMDKVLGFELGADDYVTKPFSIRELIARIHALLRRKWELKKDIDEYAFGSVEIDFKKQEATKNSKSIKFSAREFEILKYFIQHEGEVVTREMLLNDVWGYENYPTTRTIDNFILSLRKKIEDNHSKPRHLLTIHTSGYKFVK; encoded by the coding sequence ATGAAAACGATTCTCATTGTTGAAGATGATGCGTCAATACGCAAAGGGTTGGAGGATGCTCTTACCGCAGAGCATTTTACTGTTGTGTCGGCAACCGACGGCGTGAAGGGCTACACCATGGCGAAGCGTGAGAATATCGATCTGATCATTCTTGATTTGATGTTACCGGAGAAGAACGGACAAGAGGTATGTCGCGACCTGCGAAAGGAAGGCATCAACACGCCGATTATCATGCTTACGAGCAAAAAGCAGGAAATGGACAAGGTGCTGGGATTCGAATTGGGAGCCGATGACTACGTCACGAAACCGTTCAGCATTCGTGAACTCATTGCCCGCATTCATGCGCTTCTACGCCGGAAGTGGGAACTCAAGAAAGATATTGATGAATATGCCTTCGGAAGCGTGGAGATCGATTTCAAGAAGCAGGAGGCGACAAAGAACAGCAAATCGATAAAGTTCTCCGCACGGGAATTCGAAATACTGAAGTACTTCATACAACATGAAGGAGAAGTTGTTACCCGTGAAATGTTGCTCAATGATGTATGGGGGTACGAGAACTACCCGACAACCCGCACGATCGACAACTTCATTCTTTCTCTCAGAAAGAAAATCGAGGACAATCACTCCAAGCCGAGACATCTGCTGACCATCCACACGTCGGGCTACAAGTTTGTGAAGTGA
- a CDS encoding DUF1905 domain-containing protein has product MVLDRTSGDFPDCRVRRSSVTLKFRSALWLYHGPGAWHFITLPLKHAKAVKTLSQGTRRGWGALRVIASIGRTTWKTSIFPDQKSNSYVLPVKAEVRNKENLENGDIVMLTLEIAI; this is encoded by the coding sequence ATTGTACTTGACCGGACGTCGGGAGATTTTCCAGATTGTAGAGTAAGGCGATCTTCTGTGACTCTGAAATTCCGATCCGCACTGTGGCTGTATCATGGGCCGGGGGCGTGGCATTTCATCACTCTTCCCCTCAAGCACGCAAAGGCAGTCAAGACCTTATCTCAAGGCACAAGGCGGGGATGGGGGGCGTTGCGGGTAATAGCATCGATTGGCAGAACTACGTGGAAGACCTCCATTTTTCCCGACCAAAAGTCAAATTCCTATGTTCTGCCCGTGAAAGCCGAAGTTCGAAACAAAGAGAATTTAGAGAATGGTGACATAGTGATGTTGACTCTGGAGATCGCAATATGA
- a CDS encoding VOC family protein, translating to MTRITPFLWFDTQAEEAATFYTSIFKNSKLGRISRYGKEGYEIHKRPEGSAMTVEFQLEGQSFAALNGGPHFKINPSVSFFVISESEAEVDALWEKLAEGGAVMMELQKYDWSEKYGWVQDRFGVSWQVSLGKKADVGQTITPSLLFVGSQHGRAEEAVRLYTSIFKNSSIAGMLRYGANEGEKEGTVKHAQFTLDGNVFMAMDSGLEHAFAFNEGISFVVPCESQEQVDYFWEHLSRGGDEKAQQCGWLKDKFGVSWQVVPEILQKMLQDPDKSKAGRVTNAFLQMKKFDIAALQKAYEGK from the coding sequence ATGACGAGAATTACCCCGTTTCTGTGGTTCGACACGCAGGCTGAAGAAGCAGCGACATTCTACACATCTATCTTCAAGAATTCCAAACTCGGTAGGATTTCCCGCTATGGCAAGGAAGGCTATGAAATTCACAAAAGGCCTGAAGGCTCGGCGATGACTGTGGAATTTCAGCTTGAGGGACAATCATTTGCTGCGCTGAATGGCGGGCCGCATTTCAAAATCAATCCCTCCGTCTCCTTCTTCGTCATCTCCGAATCGGAAGCGGAAGTGGATGCCTTGTGGGAGAAACTTGCAGAAGGCGGGGCTGTGATGATGGAACTTCAGAAGTATGATTGGAGCGAGAAGTACGGCTGGGTGCAGGACAGGTTCGGCGTATCTTGGCAGGTGAGTCTGGGAAAGAAAGCGGATGTCGGTCAGACGATCACGCCGTCGCTGTTGTTCGTCGGGTCGCAACACGGCCGTGCGGAAGAGGCGGTGAGGCTGTACACTTCCATCTTTAAGAATTCAAGCATTGCGGGTATGCTCCGCTACGGCGCGAACGAGGGAGAAAAAGAGGGAACAGTCAAACACGCGCAGTTCACGCTCGACGGCAACGTCTTTATGGCGATGGATAGCGGATTGGAACACGCGTTTGCATTCAACGAAGGGATTTCGTTTGTTGTGCCTTGTGAATCACAGGAACAGGTGGATTACTTTTGGGAACACCTCTCAAGAGGCGGGGATGAAAAAGCGCAACAATGCGGTTGGCTGAAGGATAAGTTCGGCGTATCATGGCAGGTTGTGCCGGAGATTCTTCAAAAGATGTTGCAGGATCCGGACAAGTCGAAAGCCGGTAGAGTCACCAATGCGTTTCTACAGATGAAGAAGTTCGATATTGCTGCTCTTCAAAAAGCGTATGAGGGGAAGTAA
- a CDS encoding DUF1697 domain-containing protein: MPTQQYVALLRGINVGGNNIIKMADLKSCFEEMGFADVLTYIQSGNVIFGSGGKNEAKLTSKIERVLSATFRYNSRVLIVPHKKFGRAVQDAPNGFGSEPAKYRYDVIFLMKPLTAKVAMESITIKEGVDCAFEGRDVLYFSRLIARASQSRLTKIISLPIYQDMTIRNWNTTTKLLVLMESRPAKRSHSDAR, translated from the coding sequence ATGCCAACTCAACAATACGTCGCCCTGCTGCGCGGCATCAATGTCGGCGGCAACAATATCATTAAGATGGCGGACTTGAAGTCATGCTTTGAGGAGATGGGCTTTGCCGATGTTCTGACGTACATTCAAAGCGGCAATGTGATATTCGGTTCGGGCGGGAAGAACGAAGCAAAACTGACAAGCAAGATCGAAAGAGTCTTGTCCGCCACATTTCGGTACAACTCCCGCGTCCTGATCGTGCCGCACAAAAAATTCGGTCGTGCCGTGCAGGATGCGCCTAACGGATTCGGGAGCGAGCCGGCAAAATACAGATATGACGTGATCTTTCTGATGAAGCCGTTGACGGCAAAAGTGGCGATGGAGAGTATCACGATCAAAGAAGGAGTTGACTGTGCGTTTGAAGGCCGGGACGTTCTTTACTTCTCACGACTCATCGCAAGGGCTTCACAAAGCAGGTTGACGAAGATAATCTCGCTTCCTATCTACCAGGACATGACGATACGCAATTGGAATACAACCACGAAACTTCTTGTCTTGATGGAAAGCCGGCCGGCGAAACGAAGTCATTCCGATGCCCGATAA
- a CDS encoding SRPBCC domain-containing protein, whose translation MEKLNFSITINAPKEKVWNTMLGDESYRAWTDVFSPGSHYVGNWNTGSKILFLGPSQDGGVSGMVSRIKENRPYEFISIEHLGVVENGKEDTSSEAVNAWAGAHENYTFKESGGKTEVLVEMDSVKEYEEMFTNTWPQALQKLKVLAEQ comes from the coding sequence TTGGAAAAGCTAAACTTTTCAATCACCATCAACGCCCCGAAAGAGAAAGTCTGGAACACCATGCTCGGCGACGAATCGTACCGGGCATGGACGGATGTATTCTCGCCGGGTTCCCATTACGTCGGCAATTGGAACACGGGAAGCAAAATTCTCTTTCTTGGTCCGAGCCAAGACGGCGGCGTGTCCGGAATGGTCAGCAGAATCAAAGAAAACCGTCCCTACGAATTCATCTCCATCGAACATCTTGGAGTTGTCGAGAACGGAAAAGAAGACACATCAAGTGAGGCCGTTAATGCCTGGGCCGGCGCGCATGAGAACTACACTTTCAAAGAGTCGGGAGGGAAGACAGAAGTGTTGGTGGAAATGGATTCAGTGAAGGAATATGAGGAGATGTTTACGAATACATGGCCGCAGGCTTTGCAGAAACTCAAAGTGTTGGCGGAACAATAG
- a CDS encoding VOC family protein, with protein MPSLNPYLNFAGNTEEVFNFYKSVFGGEFLALQRFRDVPPEAGNIPDNEKDKVMHIALPIGKENVLMATDALDSMGQKLIPGNNFYITIQPDSRTEADKLFNGLSAGGTVEMPMQDMFWGGYYGSLRDKFGIQWMINYDTNQKK; from the coding sequence ATGCCTTCACTCAACCCCTATCTCAACTTTGCGGGTAATACCGAAGAGGTGTTCAATTTCTACAAGTCGGTATTCGGCGGAGAGTTTCTGGCCTTGCAACGTTTCAGAGATGTGCCGCCTGAGGCAGGAAACATTCCTGACAATGAAAAAGACAAAGTCATGCACATTGCATTGCCAATCGGCAAAGAGAATGTCCTGATGGCCACCGATGCGCTTGACAGCATGGGACAGAAGTTGATTCCCGGCAACAATTTCTATATCACTATACAGCCGGACAGCAGAACGGAGGCGGACAAGCTTTTCAACGGTCTCTCGGCCGGAGGCACTGTCGAAATGCCGATGCAGGATATGTTCTGGGGGGGCTACTATGGCTCGTTGCGGGACAAGTTCGGCATCCAGTGGATGATCAATTACGATACCAACCAGAAGAAGTAG
- a CDS encoding DUF4256 domain-containing protein encodes MHNSNTKKLSPAQRRELLAVLKARFEKKRSRHKSLEWANVQARLEGSKNLWSLNEMERTGGEPDVVGHDKKTGEYMFCDCSAESPTGRRSLCYDGEALESRKEHKPKNSAIDMAAAMGIELLTEEQYRDLQRLGSFDTKTSSWVKTPADIRRLGGALFCDCRYGHVFVYHNGAESYYAARGFRGLLRV; translated from the coding sequence ATGCACAACAGCAATACAAAGAAGTTGTCGCCTGCACAACGTCGAGAACTCCTCGCCGTTTTGAAAGCCCGTTTTGAGAAGAAGAGAAGCCGCCATAAGAGTCTTGAATGGGCCAACGTACAGGCAAGACTTGAGGGTAGCAAAAACCTCTGGTCACTCAATGAAATGGAGAGAACCGGCGGTGAGCCGGATGTTGTCGGGCATGATAAAAAGACAGGCGAATACATGTTCTGTGATTGTTCGGCGGAGAGTCCGACAGGCCGCAGAAGTCTTTGTTACGACGGCGAGGCTCTGGAGTCACGGAAAGAACATAAACCAAAAAACAGCGCGATTGATATGGCAGCTGCGATGGGCATTGAGCTTCTGACAGAAGAACAGTATCGGGATCTGCAGAGACTTGGGAGTTTCGATACGAAAACGTCGAGCTGGGTGAAAACACCGGCCGATATAAGAAGACTTGGCGGCGCCCTCTTCTGCGATTGTCGCTACGGTCATGTTTTCGTGTATCACAACGGCGCGGAATCCTACTATGCAGCGAGAGGGTTCCGGGGTTTGTTGCGGGTCTAA
- a CDS encoding YciI family protein, with protein sequence MKFICLGYIDQDSWESTSQNEQNSMMDECFAYDNILRSNGHFAGGEALDNARIAKTLRYKGGKVSVTDGPFAETKEQLGGILILEARDMNHAVELMSKHPGVKAGPFEIRPAVDLSEMVTESERRRSASK encoded by the coding sequence ATGAAATTCATTTGCCTTGGCTACATCGACCAGGATAGCTGGGAATCCACTTCACAAAACGAGCAAAACAGCATGATGGACGAGTGTTTTGCTTACGACAACATTCTTCGGAGTAACGGGCATTTTGCAGGTGGCGAAGCGCTCGACAATGCCCGGATCGCCAAAACGTTGCGGTACAAAGGCGGCAAGGTTTCGGTGACTGATGGCCCGTTTGCCGAGACCAAGGAACAATTAGGCGGCATTTTGATTCTTGAAGCGAGGGACATGAACCACGCCGTCGAACTTATGTCGAAGCATCCGGGTGTAAAGGCGGGGCCGTTCGAGATACGACCCGCAGTTGATTTATCGGAAATGGTGACCGAGAGTGAGCGACGGCGGTCTGCATCGAAGTAA
- a CDS encoding YciI family protein gives MRFMMMMIPRVYQPGIPESEKPGPGFAPPADAVERMMKYNEELAKAGVLLALDGLHPVANGFRVSFANGKPKVTDGPFVETKEVVGGYWLINVKSKEEAIEWAKQIPADRGDVIEVRQIFEMEDFPEDVQKAANNPTVEAQLEKQKEMKS, from the coding sequence ATGCGCTTCATGATGATGATGATTCCGAGAGTTTATCAACCCGGTATTCCGGAGTCGGAGAAGCCGGGTCCGGGATTTGCCCCGCCTGCAGATGCCGTTGAACGCATGATGAAATACAACGAGGAACTGGCAAAAGCCGGAGTTTTGCTTGCCCTCGATGGACTTCACCCGGTTGCCAACGGTTTCCGTGTCTCGTTTGCCAACGGAAAACCGAAGGTAACCGACGGCCCCTTCGTTGAAACAAAAGAAGTAGTCGGCGGTTACTGGCTGATTAATGTGAAATCGAAAGAAGAGGCTATCGAATGGGCGAAGCAGATTCCTGCCGACCGCGGCGACGTCATCGAGGTACGGCAGATTTTTGAGATGGAAGACTTCCCGGAGGATGTGCAGAAAGCGGCCAACAATCCAACAGTCGAAGCTCAACTCGAAAAACAAAAGGAAATGAAATCATGA
- a CDS encoding YciI family protein — translation MKYICLAYEEEGILNSLTKTEWEVLRKETLDYVNDLKNNGRLITAEPLQSVKLASTVRVRGGKVSITDGPFAETKETLGGFFLINARDLNEAIQVAVKWPSARFGSIEVRPIEEGLPEERRYS, via the coding sequence ATGAAGTACATTTGTCTGGCGTACGAAGAGGAAGGCATTCTCAACTCCCTCACGAAAACTGAGTGGGAAGTCTTGAGAAAGGAAACGCTTGACTACGTGAACGATCTTAAGAACAACGGCCGTCTTATCACCGCCGAGCCACTGCAAAGTGTGAAGCTCGCCTCGACTGTTCGCGTCCGCGGCGGCAAAGTGTCGATTACCGACGGCCCCTTCGCCGAAACGAAAGAGACATTAGGGGGATTCTTTCTGATTAACGCGAGGGATCTGAACGAAGCGATTCAGGTTGCAGTGAAGTGGCCCTCGGCACGGTTTGGCAGTATTGAAGTGAGGCCCATCGAAGAGGGATTGCCCGAGGAACGACGGTACAGTTGA
- a CDS encoding YciI family protein has translation MKYMLLVYYSEKEMSDSERDRCYVDSARLSCDLAAEGKFVDASPLQLVDTATSVRVRNGKTLVTDGPFAETHEQLGGYYLIDANDLDEAIGIATRIPVATLGTIEIRPVLEIPGLPGEKRQ, from the coding sequence ATGAAATACATGCTGCTGGTGTATTACAGCGAAAAGGAAATGAGCGACTCCGAGCGGGATCGGTGCTATGTTGATTCCGCCCGGCTCTCTTGTGACCTTGCGGCGGAAGGCAAGTTCGTCGACGCAAGTCCGCTGCAATTGGTTGACACAGCGACGAGTGTCCGGGTGCGCAATGGCAAAACACTTGTAACCGACGGGCCCTTTGCCGAGACGCACGAACAACTCGGCGGCTATTATCTCATAGATGCCAACGACTTAGACGAAGCAATCGGAATTGCGACCCGAATTCCCGTTGCGACTCTCGGAACGATAGAAATTCGTCCTGTGCTGGAGATTCCGGGCTTGCCCGGCGAGAAGAGGCAGTAG